From a single Labilibaculum sp. DW002 genomic region:
- a CDS encoding OmpA family protein: MKFLTQFCILIILGALASCSSKSYVKRGDKMLESGRYYYAQSLYEKAYKKSKDKEAKADIAFKAASCFDQVNQGRKASSWYRKAIMNRDTFSNAVLNLAYVEVKNGRMEEAEENFWEYVDLKPEVKKEGDPSEMLERIKKWEEFPGRYKVELLKDFSSTSSDFAPIYMGKDTNVIFFSSNRKLKDKPKKDGVTGEYYSNIFESHYSNEVVRKSRKKKGKKMTTRKVLVDTYQWSKARGVGDTINSDWNEGAACFSPEADVLYYTSSMKVNKNNQGTKIFVVKREDDGWGRVSQLDLVPDSLSVGHPSISADGNILYFVSDMPGGYGGNDIWMAKKSGSSWSEPQNLGRPINTPNDELFPYIKENGDLFFASDRTEGMGGLDIYQAKREKTGVWTVENMKYPINSTADDFAMVFQIGQEKGMFTSSRKKGNDDIYRFDFVPLQFSFVGNVVNSESKEPVEKARVHIVSSDGNQKDVKANQEGKFTVDLLPGLEYVVMVSADGYLNGKELVNTLDLTVSRNFKAMIGLNPIEKPIELPNIFYDFGSWTLRDESKTALDGLVETLNDNPKITIELGSHTDFVGSESTNQGLSQKRAQSVVDYLIEKGINWDRLVAQGYGEAKPLIISSDKAKEYDFLKEGDVLTEWVISKLQEKQKEIANQLNRRTDFRVLSTDYVPGPNSKNKPGVNSDQIGNTIIKNLSGIKGVFYTIQIGAFSKNTIPPVIQKYKVVFRGEVDANTVRYTTGIFDDVEEARAEADKITKTGIKAFVIAYNKGKKITFAEAKKMKK, encoded by the coding sequence ATGAAGTTTCTTACTCAATTTTGTATTCTTATTATTCTAGGGGCATTAGCTTCTTGCTCTTCAAAATCTTACGTTAAGCGTGGCGATAAAATGCTTGAGTCTGGACGATATTATTATGCTCAGAGTTTATACGAAAAGGCTTATAAAAAATCGAAAGATAAAGAGGCTAAAGCGGATATTGCCTTTAAGGCAGCATCTTGTTTCGATCAAGTAAATCAAGGACGAAAAGCATCTTCATGGTACAGAAAAGCAATAATGAATCGTGATACATTCTCGAATGCGGTATTGAATTTGGCTTATGTCGAAGTCAAAAATGGAAGAATGGAAGAAGCGGAAGAGAACTTTTGGGAATATGTAGACCTTAAACCCGAAGTAAAGAAGGAAGGTGATCCTTCAGAAATGTTAGAAAGGATAAAAAAGTGGGAAGAATTTCCAGGAAGATATAAAGTAGAATTGCTAAAAGATTTTAGTTCTACATCTAGTGATTTTGCACCTATTTATATGGGGAAAGATACAAATGTCATCTTTTTTTCATCAAATAGAAAATTGAAGGATAAGCCAAAAAAAGATGGGGTAACTGGAGAATATTATTCGAATATTTTTGAATCGCATTATTCTAATGAGGTGGTTCGAAAGAGTCGTAAGAAAAAAGGAAAGAAGATGACCACGCGTAAAGTTCTTGTGGATACTTACCAGTGGAGTAAAGCAAGAGGAGTTGGGGACACAATTAATTCTGACTGGAATGAAGGAGCTGCATGTTTTTCTCCAGAAGCTGATGTCTTGTATTATACTTCTTCAATGAAAGTGAATAAAAATAATCAGGGCACTAAAATATTCGTTGTTAAAAGAGAAGATGATGGTTGGGGTAGAGTGAGCCAACTAGATTTAGTTCCAGATAGCTTGTCGGTTGGACATCCATCTATATCTGCCGATGGTAATATTCTTTATTTTGTTTCCGATATGCCAGGTGGTTACGGAGGAAACGATATTTGGATGGCTAAGAAAAGTGGAAGTTCTTGGAGTGAGCCACAAAATTTGGGAAGACCAATCAACACGCCGAATGATGAACTATTCCCGTATATAAAAGAAAATGGAGATTTGTTTTTTGCCTCCGACCGAACCGAAGGAATGGGAGGATTAGATATTTATCAGGCCAAGCGCGAGAAAACTGGAGTTTGGACTGTCGAGAATATGAAATATCCAATTAATTCTACTGCTGATGATTTTGCAATGGTTTTCCAAATTGGACAGGAAAAAGGAATGTTTACATCTTCAAGAAAAAAAGGAAACGACGATATCTATCGTTTTGATTTTGTTCCATTGCAATTTTCTTTTGTGGGAAATGTGGTCAATAGTGAATCAAAAGAACCAGTTGAAAAAGCACGTGTTCACATTGTGTCTTCCGATGGAAACCAGAAAGATGTAAAAGCAAATCAGGAAGGGAAATTTACTGTTGACTTATTACCTGGTTTGGAATATGTAGTAATGGTATCGGCCGATGGATATTTGAATGGAAAGGAACTGGTAAATACTTTAGACCTTACTGTTAGTCGAAATTTTAAAGCTATGATTGGTTTAAATCCTATCGAGAAGCCAATCGAATTGCCAAATATTTTTTATGATTTTGGATCTTGGACATTAAGAGATGAATCGAAAACGGCTTTGGATGGTTTAGTTGAAACTTTAAATGATAACCCAAAAATTACCATAGAGCTAGGTTCTCATACCGATTTTGTAGGAAGTGAATCAACAAATCAAGGCTTATCGCAAAAAAGAGCTCAGTCTGTTGTCGATTATTTAATCGAAAAAGGAATTAATTGGGATCGATTGGTAGCGCAAGGTTATGGCGAAGCGAAGCCTTTAATAATTTCATCCGATAAGGCAAAAGAATATGATTTCTTGAAAGAAGGAGATGTTCTAACTGAATGGGTGATTAGTAAATTACAAGAAAAACAAAAAGAAATAGCCAATCAGTTGAATCGTAGAACCGATTTTAGAGTGTTATCGACAGATTATGTCCCAGGACCGAACTCTAAAAATAAGCCAGGTGTAAATTCAGATCAAATTGGAAATACAATTATTAAAAATCTGAGTGGAATAAAAGGAGTGTTCTATACGATTCAAATAGGAGCTTTTAGTAAAAATACAATTCCACCGGTAATTCAAAAATATAAAGTTGTATTTAGAGGCGAAGTAGATGCCAATACGGTGAGATATACCACAGGTATTTTTGATGATGTTGAGGAAGCAAGAGCTGAAGCAGATAAGATTACAAAAACAGGAATTAAAGCATTTGTAATCGCATACAATAAAGGGAAAAAGATTACCTTTGCCGAAGCAAAAAAAATGAAGAAGTAG